The Fusarium falciforme chromosome 4, complete sequence genomic interval CCTATCACAGAATCTCATCCTACCGCCGTTTTAGGAGGAGCCGTACGTAGTAGTTCCGCTGTCGGCGGAAACCAGACCCTGGGCCTGGGCTGGCTCCCGTCCCCCAGTCAAACATAAACATGGTGGATGTGTGTGTTGGCGTGCGTCCCCAGGTTTCTAGCATCTGGCATCGTCACTAGGCTTCACCGTCGCTGTCTCGCCATCGTTATCATTGGGTGGTGAGAGGAGCATGGGCTCTGCGGTATTTGGACACTAATCATCAACCTGGGGTTGGTGATGAGCCATCTCTGACTTGCATCTGGTGCAACATGAGAAAGCACCTTGACCATGTTGTGCTAGGAAAGAATCCCAATTCCCATGCACATGCACATGTCAGAAGACTGCTATGCGGAATGTCCCCTCGGTCAAAGCCTTTGCTATGGAAGAGGGCTGCTCCGTTATCTCGGCCCTTGATTCTCTTACAAGAGCCCATTGATGACGCTATTTCAAGATTCGATGTTGCATGGCGAGTTGACATGTCACAGCTCGGCCCGCCCCCCATGCAAGTCTTCTAGAAATGTGACACCCGGCGGCCATTGGAtggataatatattcttgAGATCCCCCAATCTGAATCCCTTCATCCGTTCTCTCCTGACTCTCGCCTCTCGCAACCCCTCCTCGGATCCGCCGGCAGCCTTTGAGCAACAAAGGTGACAAGGCTGACCTCGACGGTGGTCAAAGAATGGACATGGCAAGGTCAATCGACTTGGGCAGGCTTCTCGAGCTGTACACGGAGCCACATACTTCAAATCACTGCCATTGCTCTTCCCACACGGCTATAGACGCAACGCCCGTCTGTAGGCGTTTCCTCGCCTGTCTCATAGCTGCGCCGCAGAGCTAACCCTTCTTGAGACCGACAGAAACGAATCTAGATCTCGTCATCCCTTGCCCTAGAGGCCGAAATCTTCAGTAGTACTCGGGCACGGGAAGCCGGGGGAGCAATCTGAATCTGCCCTTTTCACTTCCTTGTTCGAAAGTAGCGAGGTACGTATTCAGCCAGCAAGTTTCTTGCTCCTCGCTTGTGCTTCGGTTATGCAAATGTGTGCATCTTTTTTCATCCCTTGGTGTCACCTCTCTTTTGATAAGAAACAGGATCAGCTTTCGCAAAAAAATGTTAGTCATGTCTCAGCTTAATATTTTCCTAGGCTGGGCGTGGGGGCTTTTGGATCTGCAGCCAGCTTTCTTCGAGTTAGCTTGAcgcctcaacaccacgccTCCAGTGATCATGATTCAGGAAATGAGGCTGTCAGACCGCTTTCTCCTAGGATGCAGAAGGAAGGGCCATCGCATAGCTGCCGAGTAGATCTTGCCATTACACGTCAGTTTATTGTTTGTCGGATTGTCACCGACACGGGTGAGGCTGATGAAACACCATGACGTCTCGTCCATTTCATGCAGCTCAGCCGCCGTAGTGCGAATGGCCCAACTCGGGGACATTGACGTGGATTGCTCATGTACAGTATTCCGCGTTGTCAACCTTTTGCCGTGTCGTCGTAATAAGCACCGCCCTACTCCCTCGGCCAAGCCCGCGACTGTCAAACACGGGACGTCGTCACTGGATGAGGAATGCGACGCAGGTTCTATGTTTGGAAGCCTGCGGCGCCCATCACTCCCAACTGCCGAAGGAATGACGCGCTCCGAGTCATCTCATCGCATCGCAGACACTCCCCTCCGGCAAGGGGAGTCACCTCCCGGGGCTCGGCGCCCTCGTCGGCCGGCGGCCGGGGCCACGTggagctcctccttggcctgctcCGCCTCGGTCTCGGCGCCGagggtcttggccttgacacaAGCCCTTGGCGGTCTGGGCGACAAGAAAGGACAAGACTTGGTAGACAACGGTATCCTTGAGGACCAAGAAAAGCAAAATAGATTCATTAGATTCACAGATGCAAGTGCAATAGGCGTTCGCAGCCACTGCTACCGTTGCCGAGAAATGGCGGCATGTCTAGCGGTGGCCGGCCGAATGACTCAGCCGGGGCTGGATATTGGTTCGAGGCTTACAGCGACCGTATGAGATGGCTTCAGCTTCAACGCTCGGACAAGTCTTGGGGATTCGAATTGTTTCTGTAAGAAGCGTTGATAGTCTTGAATGTAGAGAGAGATAGTGGTTTGGGTTTGTTTAAAAAGACCTCGTTCGGCAAGAACAATTGACAGACTCCAACTCAATTACGTCACCAAATCAAAAGCACCACACAATTCAATCACTTCCTTACAAGTCACAACCTTGATCACAATGTCGGCTCTAGAGGACAACTCCGAAAACTACGCCCTCTTCCGAGACTGTCTATCCACCACCCTCCTGCAACCCGCCGCCTCGTCCGCCCCTGACCCGCCCAaacgtcgccgccgccgtaaGAACTCGGGGTCAGCGGCCCCAGTTTCCGCTCCGGCGGCGGACCCGGAGCGGGACGCAGAGGAGCTCTCTGAGTTTGTCGACTACCTCGCTACCGAGATCTTTGAGAGTCTTCCAGAGGAGCTGCAGGGCTTGGACTATCGTGTCTGGCGGGACTCGGATCGTCTGCGTGATCAGTACTCGCTCCCGCTCACTAAGGAGAGCCTTTCAGTTCTGAACTTGTCGCCGTCTATTGTCGAGACTCTGACGACTTACAACCTCATCTCACCGGATCCCTTTGTCGCATCTAATCTGCCATCATCCCCAGAAGCCTTTCTACTTCCAATTCTCACCTCATACATCACACCCTTGATTGAACCACCTCCCGCCACACGCAACACACGCACCGACGCCTGCGAAATCTGTCAACGCTCATACATCCCACTGTCGTACCACCACCTGATTCCTCGTTTTGTCCACGAGAAAGCCGTGAAACGTGGATGGCACCGCCGGGAGGATCTCCAGAACGTCGCCTGGTTATGCGGTGCCTGCCATCGCTTCGTTCATCATTTCAAGTCCCACGAGGAGCTTGCTAGGGATTATTACACAGTGGATTTGTTActggaggaggacgaggtaCAGCGCTGGGCTGCATGGGTAGGGAGATTACGGTGGAAGGGAGGAAGGATTCGCTCGGGGAGGTGATTCCCGTCGCGGGGTAATTGCCTGACCTGCCCAAATCTTTGTACAAAATACAACTTGACGATAGCATCATCACCTTCACTTTTCACGAATTTGCACGGCGTCTTCTGTTCATCATTCTCATTTAAAATGCCTTCAGAAAGCTATCTATAACAATgaatgccatgccatgctcgATGCAGGCGACCCAGGAATGGAAAGAAAACCCTTCTCATAAACGCCAGCCAATGCAACTCGACTCCAAACAAAATGGTGAGAGGAAATGCGAAAGCCAAGAAAGCTCGCTACaccaaagaaaagaaatacaGGGTCATCACTGTCGTTGTCATCATGAAATAACAAACTCCCGCTCCTCCAACTCCATGCTCAGCGCCTCGCCCTCCATGATACCGTGGATATAACAATCACCAACAAATCGGTACTTGCCGGGGCAGTTCTCGTCCCTGCGAAGCACAAACGGCGTCTGTCCGCCGTAAAGGACACACACGAAATCGCCCTCCTGGACGTCCCAAGGCGCAGTGCCAATCAGTCCCGTCTTGGTCCTCACGATGCGCGAGCCGTTGCAGCTCATATGCACCAGGTCGTTGAAGAGCGGCTCAGGTCGCGGGCCGTCTTCGCTCTGTCCATGGGCCAGAGCATCCAGCATCTCGGCAGTCGTACCCGACATGGCGGTGAGCCACGGCTGGAAAAAGGTCTTGTTCATCTCCGCCGAAGGGACCTCGCCATTCTCATCCTTGTTCTTTATCAGGGTTCGCCAGAAAGCCTCAACGACTGAGATGTCGCCAATGGGATATTTCTCGTTCATAGGAAGGGTCGAAATTGGCTCGGGTTCAGACACAGGCTCTTGGGCAGCGAAGCCACTCTCCATAATGTCGATGTTCTCCAGAGCCTCCATCAGAGACGGTGTGAGAGAGTCACGGAGCTGACCTTGCGAGTCCCGAGCCGAGCCAAAACGACGGTTTGACCGCCTCATTGCTGCCTGAAGCTCGGCAACACGAGAAGACTCGCCATTGTCTTGAGCTGAAGTGGtgtccttcttgtcgctGCGGCTCTTGGAGGTCTTCTGAAGAGCCCTGGCCCGCTTCAGTTCACCCGCAGTGTAGAACTTCTTGTTGCCTGTCACGAGAGCGGTGTTGACCCAGTCTGAGAGGAAAGACTTGCCGCCAAACATCATGTCCTTCATCTCAGATCCTGCCCGAGTGACCTCGTCAACGAGGAATCCCTTGAGCATGATGTTGACGTCATCCTCAAAGTAGGGCATACCGTGACGGGTCTGGTTCTTAGTGTTGAGGGCGGTGAACTGAGGCTTGGTGTCCCCGGCAGCGTGGTACTCCCAGTGCTCGCGGCCTTCCTTAGATCCTAGGGTACGGACGCCATCCTTCATCCACAGGTCAGGCACAAATGAGGGCCAGtcatccttgacctcgttATGGACGAGATGCAGGACATCAAGAGTCTCGTGTGAGATGATGCTGTTGAGTGTCAAGTTGAGGAAGACGCTAAGAGGAGACAGGTTATAGTCGAAGTAAGCCTGGACGAAATCCCTCTCACTTGTGTTGCTGATGTGCGGCCACAAGGCAAAGACCCGATCCAACGGGTTGGCTGATGTGAACTGGCGCGACTTGGTCAGGAGACTAAGAAGGGTGCATGGCTTTTCATCGCGGATGTCTTGGCGGTGATCATCCAAGTGCAACATGTGATCATACTTGAGATCCATCCGGGTTTGGCCGTGGACGATACACTCGGAATTCAGGGACGACTCCCAGCGCAGCTGATGCATGCACCAGGCAGCATCGGCAAAGAAGCTCCAGGGACGGAGGGCAGATCCATACAAGAAATAGACCTTCTTGGACAGGGATACTTCAGGCCAGTTCCACACACGCTCGAACCAGGGGTGAGAGAAGACCTTGGACAGTTCCACCCGGTTGTCAAGGGGAATTCGAAGACGCTTGTTTCCGATGCAGAGCTGGTCAAGTGATGAGAGGTCCagtccatcttcctcgagtCTTTCACGGAATTCGTCGTTGCGGCAGGCCTCGTGGAGCATGTCGACAGTCTCAAAGACCTTGCGACGGGACTTTTCAGTTCCATCGAGGTGGGCAATGGTAACTGCCGCAGTGCTGAAGATGGTCTTGCACAGGCGTAGGTGAGACTCACGCTCCTGCATGTCCGCCTGGTTGATGCAGACTGCATCGGTCCATACTGTCGAGAAGATCTTGCGGTCGCCGAGGTTTCGAATGTTGAGGAGGGCTGAATAGACAGTCTCGGTGACGGCCAGGCCACGGCCGTTGCAGTGCATGAGCCTCGTCTGCTTACGGTCATTGGAGGCACAGGACAGAGCCTGATAGGGGATCTCCCGAGGATCGGCGTGGAACATGATGGTCTCGAGGGGTTCGTCGTCATAGGTGGCCGGGAGGATAAGAAGAAGGCGGATCATCTTGGGATACCGGATAGGGCCATACTCGAACTTGGGGATGTTGGTAACCTCGCTCCCGGGGTTGGCCTCGAACGAATCACCGATGGAAACGCTCAAGTTGGtgtcgagcttgaggatCTGGTACCGCTCAAGGCGGGAGTCCCATGTCGACGTGCACACCAAGGTGTTCTCATTGCTCTCATCCAGTctgggaggggagggggaccTGCTGGCATGCTTCTTGCCAGGCAGCGGAGGGGATGAAGATCTGCGATTCCTCTCCTTGGCAAACAGGGGCTGAAGactgagcttcttcttcagaaCCTGAAGAGTGCCGTTCTCACGTCCAGGCATCTTGATGGTGTTTGTTGGACACTCGGGGGGTTTAtgtgaagaggaggaggaaaggaggaagaggggaggatggatgggaagaggaagagcaggTAACCTGGAGATATCCAGCGTAAGTGtcgggatgatgatggcggatgatgagaggaagaggaagcaaAGGACCAGAGATTGCCTTGGGCGGAAGAGAGAACAAGAGAGAGCTACAGGAGAGACTCCGAGGCGGACAGGGCGGAAGACATGCTACTGAGCGGAAGCAAAGCAAAAGCTACTCTTTCCCGTCTGGCTGTTAGGGGCGCAGACATTGCGTTCTTATGGGAAATCCGGGCGGACTGGCGGCGGGAAGACTGGCGGCAAAATGACAAAAGAACAGGAGCTTGGTGAGCAGGGACATCAGCAGCGATGACCAGCGGTGGCCAGCGGCCGTGGAACCGTCCTCCGCCATGAGTCGTCTTGCCAATGTTGTGCCAACGCTTGGCGAGCTGGGCGGAAGGTTACGCCAATGCTCGGCGGGAGGATGCCAACGCTGGGCGCAGGGCGATGGTGCTGTCGAGCAAAGGCTACCGTGGTCGACGAGCTGCCAGGTCCCACCGACGTGAGGAGTCGATTTCTGGGCGGCCCCGGGGTGTCGACATTTTGTTTACGACTTTGCGGATAGCTTcaacttggtgttgaggttgtTCACTTAGACGCACCTACGTTCGGCTCCTCACGAATTAAGCTTAAAACCAACATGCCCCGATCGGGACCAGCGCGTCTATCTTCCTTCTCCGCCCCTTCCCAGCACGGCACTGGACTCCGAGTTATGTGCGCGGTTTGCCTCGTCGAGTTGCGGCAGCGCGTCCAATGGCTCAGGCCTGCACCGCCCGGAACAGCCTAGAGGACCCCCCTTGGTCTTTGGGGGCACACGCGCTTTGGATATAGCGAGAGTGAGGGAAATACTTGCAACAGGCTTGGCGCGCTTGTTGTGCTGGAGAGAAGAGCAGGAAAACCCTGGTCCCGTAACTGATGACCCCCCCCCCCTGGATCCTCTTTGTCGATTGCCTTTTTCCATGCCTCGGATGTCATGTATTGTTGACCATGGGAATGCCGCCTTTGACACTGCCGCATACACGTACCCCGTACATGCAACATGATGTACATGTTATGTGCCATGTACCGCCCGCCGCCAGGACCCGCCGCCGACTCGGCGTATCTCATGAGACACCCTTGTCCCTTGGGAAACCTCGCGAAGCATTTCCGCCAAgtgaccttcttcttccctttcCCTCCCCCCCCGTCTGCGCAGAACTTCCTTTTCCGTCCTCCGTAAGCCAGTCAACTCGAAAACTAGAAAAGGCTGTCTTCTTGGCAAAAATCCGGGGTTTCCCTTTTCCCTCAGCCTGTGGCATGACGTTTTGTCTTTCCGATCGGACGACGCTACCCCGTGGCGTCACCTTTCACTCTCCGTGGTGAGATCTGACGTCCAGAGTCTGCTGTTTTATCACATCCAGCGCCGGAACGCTTGGGGAAGTTCAATATATCGTTTCCTTTTGCCGTTGCGGTAAAAGGGTAGAATCCCCTCGAAGCAACGGAATGCGACTTTGAATTCCTGGCTCGGGCAGTGCTGTCACGAAGGAAGTGATCTTCGCTGCCCAAAGGTGGACTTACACGCGTCGTACTGTACACTCCAAAACATGATATTCCTGCGGGCAAAATCGCCAGCCACGAGGACTTCGTTATCTCATGACGAATCTGCCCTTGCATGACGACAGACAGAGGAGAGAGGAGCCAACGATCCCGCTGCCATTGCGGTTTCATCATCCGCTGGCCCCGTTGTTGAttatctcctctcttctcagcCCGCAGAAATGGGTGAGACATTTAATCCTTTTCCAGGATCTTCTTTTCTCCCAGTGTGAGCTTCTCCATTGACAAAATCACCCCAGGCGAATATAGTAGGGCATATTCATGTTTATCATGTATTCGTCTTTATtgcttgttgttgctgctgttgctgaaaATGTGCCATATACCATTAACCCGCAATGCTTTCCCTCCCCCAACTCCTCCCACCCCCTTTCCAAAATAACGCCGTTTCTTTCGTGGGTATATACAGTCGTACAGGGATTGCAGACACACAGCCCTCCTTCCCCACGCCAGTCTGCTCTGATGTCGTCTTTTATATCACGCTCTTTTAGACTTCTTTCCCCTCACTCGCGCTGCCACCTGGGCTCCGTCGTCAGGTCGGCTTCCTGGGGAACAATCATGCCGTCGATGCTCTCGCGCGGGGTATCACCCAGCAGGGCTTCGCggtccttcttttccttctcggccttggacTCCTTGCCCGCGGCTTCGTTGTCGTCCTCCTCCGGCACGGCAACTAGACCTCGGTCACTGGCCCAGCTGGTCGCTCTGCCGGTGCTCGCTCCTCTCGGCCGTGTGGGAGACAGTGTTCCCGACTCCTGTGGACCGACCTGACCTCCGGCCCAGCTAAAGTCTCCGCTACCCCCGCGGTCAGGCTTGCTGAGCGAGTTTGTCCTGCTGAGGGAGCCGCGTCGTGCCACATAGTCATCGAACTGAGTGTCTCGCTGGTGCGTGTACACGCTGGGAGTTCGGTCCAGTTTCCCCAGCTCCACAGAGTCATGCTTGGAAGAGGCGATGCTTGACCGTGAAGATGCTGATGAAAAGTGCTTGTCCATGGATGGCCGGACGCCGTTCAGGGTGCTCGCGTATGAAGT includes:
- a CDS encoding HET domain-containing protein yields the protein MPGRENGTLQVLKKKLSLQPLFAKERNRRSSSPPLPGKKHASRSPSPPRLDESNENTLVCTSTWDSRLERYQILKLDTNLSVSIGDSFEANPGSEVTNIPKFEYGPIRYPKMIRLLLILPATYDDEPLETIMFHADPREIPYQALSCASNDRKQTRLMHCNGRGLAVTETVYSALLNIRNLGDRKIFSTVWTDAVCINQADMQERESHLRLCKTIFSTAAVTIAHLDGTEKSRRKVFETVDMLHEACRNDEFRERLEEDGLDLSSLDQLCIGNKRLRIPLDNRVELSKVFSHPWFERVWNWPEVSLSKKVYFLYGSALRPWSFFADAAWCMHQLRWESSLNSECIVHGQTRMDLKYDHMLHLDDHRQDIRDEKPCTLLSLLTKSRQFTSANPLDRVFALWPHISNTSERDFVQAYFDYNLSPLSVFLNLTLNSIISHETLDVLHLVHNEVKDDWPSFVPDLWMKDGVRTLGSKEGREHWEYHAAGDTKPQFTALNTKNQTRHGMPYFEDDVNIMLKGFLVDEVTRAGSEMKDMMFGGKSFLSDWVNTALVTGNKKFYTAGELKRARALQKTSKSRSDKKDTTSAQDNGESSRVAELQAAMRRSNRRFGSARDSQGQLRDSLTPSLMEALENIDIMESGFAAQEPVSEPEPISTLPMNEKYPIGDISVVEAFWRTLIKNKDENGEVPSAEMNKTFFQPWLTAMSGTTAEMLDALAHGQSEDGPRPEPLFNDLVHMSCNGSRIVRTKTGLIGTAPWDVQEGDFVCVLYGGQTPFVLRRDENCPGKYRFVGDCYIHGIMEGEALSMELEEREFVIS